The following coding sequences lie in one Jonesia denitrificans DSM 20603 genomic window:
- a CDS encoding uridine kinase encodes MTVTQEVLDFLLIRINDHLDGLGGWTPICIDGPAGSGKTTLAAQLAPLLPAQVIHMDDLYNGWDGIEEGITMLHSQILEPLSQGQPGKYSRYDWMAGTYLERHRVPLSDFLVVEGCGSACRQVDQWKPFIIWVEADDDERLRRGLERDGADAEPQWRAFMETERRLYQQHDTVHRAHIRLDGVGRIMADR; translated from the coding sequence ATGACAGTGACGCAGGAGGTTCTTGACTTTCTCCTCATACGAATCAATGATCACCTAGATGGGCTTGGAGGGTGGACCCCCATTTGCATCGATGGGCCAGCTGGTTCGGGGAAAACCACACTGGCAGCGCAGTTGGCACCGCTTCTTCCCGCACAGGTCATCCACATGGATGACCTGTATAACGGGTGGGACGGGATTGAGGAAGGCATCACCATGTTGCACTCCCAGATCCTCGAACCGTTATCTCAGGGGCAGCCCGGGAAGTATTCGCGGTATGACTGGATGGCTGGCACCTACTTGGAACGCCACCGTGTCCCTCTCAGTGACTTTCTTGTCGTGGAAGGATGCGGTTCTGCGTGCAGGCAGGTGGATCAATGGAAACCGTTCATTATCTGGGTTGAAGCGGATGATGATGAACGGTTACGGCGTGGCCTGGAACGAGATGGGGCCGATGCGGAACCTCAGTGGCGTGCTTTCATGGAGACAGAGAGACGCCTGTACCAGCAACATGACACAGTGCATCGTGCTCACATACGCTTGGATGGCGTTGGGAGGATCATGGCGGACCGGTGA
- the tyrS gene encoding tyrosine--tRNA ligase: MTNVLDELQWRGLVSQTTDIDALRAAFENGPVTYYCGFDPTAPSLHHGHLVQLVVLKHLQRAGHRPIALVGGATGLIGDPRMSGERVLNSKEVVAGWVERLRSQIERFLDFEGENAAMMVNNLDWHGQLSALDFLRDVGKHYRLGTMLAKDTVARRLASDEGISFTEFSYQILQGMDFLELNRRYGCTLQTGGNDQWGNLLSGVELIRKSDRVAVHALTTPLITKADGTKFGKSEGGAVWLDPAMMSPYAFYQFWVNSDDRDVIGWLKTFTFRSRQDIEALEQSLEERPQAREAQKALAFDVTAMVHGERAAQQAIAASAALFGRGAFEDLAESTLVAVTAELDIATISVGSPVVDALVEAGLVQSKAAARRAITEGGASINNVRVSDVEAVFTEDQLLHGAWVILRRGKKAVAAGRVATQE; this comes from the coding sequence GTGACAAACGTTCTTGATGAACTGCAGTGGCGTGGTTTGGTATCGCAAACCACCGACATTGATGCGCTGAGAGCAGCGTTCGAGAACGGGCCAGTTACCTACTATTGCGGGTTTGACCCCACTGCGCCCTCGCTGCACCACGGTCACCTGGTGCAATTGGTGGTGTTGAAGCATTTGCAGCGTGCAGGTCACCGACCGATCGCGCTGGTTGGAGGGGCTACCGGGCTCATTGGTGACCCGCGCATGTCTGGTGAGCGTGTTTTGAACTCAAAAGAGGTGGTGGCTGGATGGGTGGAACGTTTACGTTCCCAAATTGAGCGCTTCCTCGATTTCGAGGGGGAGAACGCCGCGATGATGGTCAATAACCTCGATTGGCACGGGCAACTCTCAGCGTTGGACTTTCTGCGAGATGTAGGAAAGCACTACCGGCTCGGCACAATGTTGGCGAAGGACACGGTGGCGCGACGGTTGGCTTCCGATGAAGGTATTTCTTTCACTGAGTTCAGCTACCAGATTTTGCAGGGGATGGATTTCTTGGAGCTCAACCGCCGATACGGATGTACGTTGCAAACAGGTGGCAACGATCAGTGGGGGAACCTCCTATCTGGGGTGGAACTTATCCGTAAGTCGGACCGGGTAGCGGTCCATGCGTTGACAACACCGCTGATCACCAAGGCGGACGGAACGAAGTTTGGGAAGTCGGAAGGGGGAGCCGTGTGGCTTGACCCGGCGATGATGTCCCCGTACGCCTTCTACCAGTTTTGGGTGAACTCTGATGACCGGGACGTGATTGGGTGGTTGAAAACCTTTACTTTCCGTAGTCGTCAGGACATTGAGGCACTTGAGCAGTCGTTGGAGGAGCGTCCTCAGGCTCGTGAAGCGCAGAAAGCGTTGGCTTTTGATGTGACTGCAATGGTTCATGGTGAGCGGGCTGCGCAGCAAGCGATCGCGGCCTCTGCCGCGCTGTTTGGTCGGGGAGCTTTTGAGGATCTGGCTGAGTCGACGCTTGTGGCTGTGACAGCTGAGCTTGATATTGCCACCATTTCTGTTGGATCACCTGTTGTTGATGCTCTGGTTGAGGCTGGGTTAGTGCAGTCTAAGGCGGCTGCTCGTCGGGCTATCACAGAGGGCGGTGCGTCTATTAACAACGTCCGGGTGTCCGATGTTGAGGCTGTCTTCACCGAAGACCAGTTGCTTCATGGCGCGTGGGTGATCCTCCGTCGGGGTAAGAAAGCCGTTGCCGCGGGACGAGTTGCAACCCAGGAGTAA